A window from Listeria seeligeri serovar 1/2b str. SLCC3954 encodes these proteins:
- a CDS encoding serine hydrolase domain-containing protein: MNRRERHKTKRRKNLIIVLCAVFILFVTTSWIIAEFKGKEQQAVAKPVQKKTTTKPTKSKPVKEEPTKTVVKNQEIDNYLQEIGFSGSVLVVRDGKTILQKGYLDANRETKKPNTPDTLYYIGSSQKAIIATAILQLEEQGKINTEDPISKYLPNFPNGNNIYIKNFLNHTSGIVGHTETGGKITPKELIEDIENQGIKSQPGTWNYLDSNYTVLAYLVETLSGESLQSYLGKHIFKPSGMEHTGFNQKKVDGGKNESIGYYLQKDGTYKTPSLIDLSQLYGCGDICMTSKDLYLFNKALMSKKLISEVSLQKMFTPGSTSGYGMGFYVDPGSYNSHGVLSGWNVSNSMSHTGRTYVILFSNIQNNIASFGKVNNHIYELLNK; this comes from the coding sequence ATGAATCGACGTGAAAGGCACAAAACAAAAAGAAGAAAAAACTTAATTATCGTGTTGTGTGCTGTGTTTATCCTTTTTGTAACTACAAGTTGGATTATTGCTGAGTTTAAAGGCAAAGAACAACAAGCAGTTGCAAAACCAGTACAAAAAAAGACAACGACAAAACCCACAAAATCAAAACCAGTCAAAGAAGAACCGACAAAAACAGTCGTAAAAAACCAAGAAATTGATAACTATTTACAAGAAATCGGTTTTAGTGGCTCAGTTCTCGTTGTTCGTGATGGAAAAACCATTTTACAAAAAGGTTACCTGGATGCTAATCGTGAAACAAAAAAACCGAATACACCAGATACACTTTACTACATTGGTTCTTCGCAAAAAGCGATTATTGCAACGGCGATTTTGCAATTAGAAGAACAAGGGAAAATAAATACAGAAGATCCAATTTCTAAATATTTACCTAATTTTCCTAATGGCAATAATATTTACATCAAGAACTTCTTGAATCATACATCAGGTATTGTTGGGCATACGGAAACAGGTGGTAAAATTACACCAAAAGAACTTATTGAAGATATCGAAAATCAGGGGATTAAATCACAACCTGGGACATGGAACTATTTAGACTCCAACTACACTGTATTGGCCTATTTAGTTGAAACACTTAGCGGAGAGTCACTACAAAGTTATCTGGGAAAACACATATTTAAACCTTCTGGAATGGAACATACTGGATTTAACCAAAAAAAGGTTGATGGGGGAAAGAATGAATCAATCGGCTATTATTTACAAAAGGATGGCACATATAAAACTCCGTCGTTAATAGATTTATCGCAATTATATGGTTGTGGAGATATATGTATGACATCAAAAGATTTATACTTGTTCAACAAAGCATTAATGAGCAAAAAATTAATTTCCGAAGTAAGTTTGCAAAAAATGTTTACACCTGGGAGTACTTCTGGTTACGGTATGGGATTTTACGTGGATCCAGGTAGCTACAATAGTCACGGGGTGCTCAGTGGCTGGAATGTTTCTAATAGTATGAGCCACACAGGAAGAACTTATGTCATTCTGTTTTCTAATATCCAAAATAATATTGCTTCATTTGGAAAAGTGAATAATCATATTTATGAGCTACTCAATAAATAA
- the cbpA gene encoding cyclic di-AMP binding protein CbpA, producing MLIKNLCIPKINLTTVPGDATLQEAINLLEESGYRCVPVLDEKGEKFLGNIYKMHIYKHAANGGSLSDPVMSLIKNESKHICVNASFFEVFFTIKELPYIAVLNEQGHFYGILTHGKLLGLLQDGWNVKTTSYVLTIATGEVQGALTKITKIIDRYSSIASLITLDNQSEDFIRRVLVSLPTGVTEDKKNEIVAHLERKGLRVVETEKIQK from the coding sequence ATGTTGATAAAAAACCTTTGTATCCCTAAAATAAATTTAACAACGGTTCCTGGAGACGCTACATTACAAGAGGCTATCAATTTGCTAGAAGAATCTGGTTATCGCTGTGTTCCCGTATTAGACGAAAAAGGCGAGAAATTCTTAGGTAATATTTATAAAATGCACATCTACAAACATGCCGCAAATGGTGGTAGCTTAAGCGATCCAGTAATGAGCTTAATCAAAAATGAGTCGAAACACATTTGTGTAAATGCCTCTTTCTTTGAAGTGTTTTTTACTATTAAAGAGCTACCGTATATCGCAGTTTTAAATGAACAAGGTCATTTTTATGGTATTTTAACACACGGAAAACTGCTTGGACTACTTCAAGATGGCTGGAATGTAAAAACAACTAGTTATGTTCTAACAATTGCAACTGGTGAAGTACAAGGTGCTTTAACGAAAATCACCAAAATCATCGACCGTTATTCAAGTATTGCCAGCCTTATCACACTCGACAATCAATCCGAAGACTTCATCCGCCGCGTGCTTGTTTCCTTGCCAACCGGTGTGACAGAAGACAAGAAAAATGAGATTGTGGCACACTTAGAACGAAAAGGTTTGCGCGTCGTTGAAACAGAAAAAATTCAAAAATAA
- a CDS encoding M20 family metallopeptidase: protein MNDKIKQLILKEEDEMIAFRRDLHQHPELQWQEFRTTDQVATELDKLGIPYRRTEPTGLIADLVGGKPGKTVALRGDMDALPVQELNESLAYKSTEDGKMHACGHDSHTSMLLTAAKALKEIQAELSGTVRFIFQPSEENAEGAKEMVAQGAMEGVDHVFGIHIWSQTPSGKVSCVVGSSFASADIIQIDFKGQGGHGAMPHDTIDAAVIASSFVMNLQAIVSRETDPLDPVVVTIGKMEVGTRFNVIAENAHLEGTVRCFNNTTRAKVAKSIERYAKQTAAIYGGTAEMIYTEGTQPVINDEKSALLVQQTIVESFREDALYFEKPTTGGEDFSYFMDEAPGSFALVGCGNPDKDTEWAHHHGRFNIDESVMKNGAELYARFAYNYLNQQEF from the coding sequence ATGAATGACAAAATAAAGCAACTTATTTTAAAAGAAGAAGATGAAATGATTGCGTTTCGTCGTGACCTACACCAACATCCAGAACTCCAGTGGCAAGAATTCCGGACAACCGACCAAGTGGCGACAGAACTCGATAAATTAGGAATTCCTTATAGACGCACAGAGCCAACCGGATTAATTGCCGATTTAGTAGGCGGAAAACCCGGCAAAACAGTCGCATTAAGAGGCGATATGGATGCACTTCCGGTTCAAGAATTAAACGAATCACTCGCTTATAAATCCACGGAAGATGGCAAAATGCACGCTTGTGGTCACGATTCCCATACTTCCATGTTACTTACCGCAGCAAAAGCACTTAAAGAAATCCAAGCTGAACTAAGCGGAACCGTTCGCTTTATCTTCCAACCATCCGAAGAAAATGCAGAGGGCGCGAAAGAAATGGTTGCCCAAGGAGCGATGGAGGGCGTCGACCACGTGTTTGGAATTCATATCTGGTCCCAAACCCCAAGCGGAAAAGTATCATGCGTAGTTGGCTCGTCCTTCGCCTCGGCAGACATTATCCAAATTGATTTCAAAGGTCAAGGGGGACATGGCGCAATGCCCCATGACACCATTGATGCGGCAGTAATAGCTTCTTCTTTCGTAATGAATCTTCAAGCTATTGTATCCCGTGAAACCGACCCACTTGATCCAGTCGTAGTTACAATTGGTAAAATGGAAGTCGGCACAAGATTTAATGTTATCGCTGAAAATGCCCATTTAGAAGGCACCGTTCGTTGTTTCAATAACACGACTCGCGCCAAAGTAGCAAAATCAATCGAGCGCTACGCTAAACAAACAGCAGCAATTTACGGCGGAACAGCAGAAATGATTTACACAGAAGGAACACAACCAGTTATCAACGACGAAAAAAGCGCTTTACTCGTTCAACAAACAATTGTCGAATCTTTTCGAGAAGATGCGTTATACTTTGAAAAACCAACAACTGGCGGCGAAGACTTTAGTTACTTTATGGATGAGGCACCCGGAAGTTTTGCTTTAGTTGGATGCGGAAATCCGGACAAAGACACGGAATGGGCACACCATCACGGCCGCTTTAACATTGACGAAAGTGTCATGAAAAACGGAGCAGAACTTTATGCAAGGTTCGCTTATAACTATTTAAATCAACAGGAATTCTAA
- a CDS encoding iron-containing alcohol dehydrogenase, with protein MAQEMMNFDYYNPTHIIFGKNRLEELNQVIPADKKVLLLYGGGSVKKFGTLDKVKAVLKTREIGEFGGIEANPTYETLIKAIKLVKEENYDFLLAVGGGSVIDGTKFVAAGALFDGDPINIFGSGIGENRPITEALPFGTVLTLPATGSEMNSGGVVTFVEKKAKLGFGSPFTYPVFSLLDPELTYTLPTRQLANGIMDAYVHVMEQYMTYPVGALLQDRYAESLLQTLIEIGPDVIDENNHDYNTRATFMWSATNALNGTLSRGVPQDWASHGLGHEITALYGIDHARTLAIVLPSLLNVRRNEKREKLVQYAERVWGVTTGTEDAKIDAAIAKTREFFESLGAGTKFSDYGLGEEVVDQLVNQLERHGLTSISERGDQTLEVSRQIYTNAL; from the coding sequence ATGGCCCAAGAAATGATGAATTTTGATTATTATAACCCTACGCATATTATTTTTGGTAAAAATCGTTTAGAAGAATTAAATCAGGTAATTCCTGCTGACAAAAAAGTTCTACTATTATATGGTGGCGGCAGTGTGAAAAAATTTGGTACTTTAGATAAAGTCAAAGCAGTACTGAAGACTAGAGAAATTGGGGAATTTGGCGGAATTGAAGCTAACCCTACATACGAAACATTAATTAAAGCGATTAAACTTGTAAAAGAAGAAAATTATGATTTCTTGCTGGCTGTTGGTGGTGGCTCAGTAATTGATGGTACAAAATTTGTTGCTGCGGGTGCTTTGTTTGACGGAGATCCAATCAATATTTTTGGAAGTGGAATTGGGGAAAATCGTCCAATCACCGAAGCGCTTCCGTTTGGGACGGTCCTAACTTTACCAGCGACAGGCTCTGAAATGAATAGTGGTGGCGTGGTGACTTTTGTAGAGAAGAAAGCAAAACTTGGATTTGGCAGTCCGTTCACTTACCCAGTGTTCTCCTTACTTGACCCTGAACTTACATACACTTTACCTACGCGTCAACTTGCTAACGGAATTATGGATGCCTATGTGCATGTTATGGAACAATATATGACGTATCCAGTTGGGGCTTTGCTTCAAGATCGTTATGCAGAAAGTTTGTTACAAACATTAATTGAAATTGGTCCAGATGTGATTGATGAGAATAATCATGACTACAATACACGTGCGACGTTTATGTGGTCAGCAACTAATGCACTAAATGGTACACTTTCGAGAGGTGTTCCGCAAGACTGGGCGAGCCACGGTTTAGGTCATGAAATTACAGCACTTTACGGAATTGATCATGCTCGTACGCTTGCGATTGTATTACCATCACTTTTAAATGTTCGTCGTAATGAAAAACGAGAAAAATTAGTGCAATATGCGGAACGAGTATGGGGAGTTACGACTGGCACAGAAGATGCAAAAATTGATGCAGCAATTGCGAAAACACGTGAGTTCTTTGAAAGCTTAGGCGCAGGGACTAAATTTAGTGATTATGGTCTTGGCGAAGAAGTAGTGGACCAACTTGTAAATCAATTGGAACGCCATGGTTTAACTAGTATTTCAGAACGTGGTGATCAAACTTTAGAAGTATCTCGTCAAATTTACACAAATGCTTTATAA
- a CDS encoding peptide MFS transporter: MSTENTAKEKTFFGHPRGLATLFNTEFWERFSYYGMRAILIYYMYDTVANGGLGFSQATATAIMSIYGSLVFMSGVIGGWFADRVLGPRRTIFYGGVLIMVGHVVLALPNGGATALFISMIFIILGTGLLKPNVSNVVGDLYPAEDNRRDAGFSIFYMGINLGAFIAPFIVSAVSDKAGSFHAGFSVAAVGMAVALIVYVLTGKSYLKEAGKKIPNPLQKSEAKSLTFKILGIILAIGLLIAILTMITGSLTINTIILAVTVMGVGVPLAYFIMMMTSKKTEPDEKSRLTAYIPLFLIAVLFWMIEEQGSSTLAIFAAERTDLSIGSYTLNPANFQSLNPVFVIILSPIFAWIWTRLGDRQPSTPRKFALGLFFAGLSFVIMMLPGILHGNTTTLVSPLWLVLSFFICIFGEMFISPVGLSATTKLAPKAFASQTMSLWFLSDAMGQAFNAQATQFFSADTEVAYFGITGFVAIAFAIGLFILAPFLKKYMKGVH, translated from the coding sequence TTGAGTACAGAGAATACAGCAAAGGAAAAAACATTTTTTGGGCATCCGCGTGGACTCGCTACCTTATTTAATACAGAATTTTGGGAGCGATTTTCATACTACGGGATGCGCGCAATACTTATCTATTATATGTATGATACAGTTGCAAATGGTGGGCTTGGGTTCAGCCAAGCAACGGCAACAGCGATTATGTCTATTTATGGTTCACTCGTATTTATGTCAGGAGTTATCGGAGGATGGTTTGCCGACCGAGTTTTAGGACCGAGGCGGACAATTTTTTATGGCGGAGTACTGATTATGGTTGGTCATGTCGTACTAGCGCTTCCAAATGGTGGGGCAACTGCGCTATTTATTTCGATGATATTTATTATTCTTGGGACTGGACTTCTTAAACCAAACGTTTCTAATGTTGTTGGGGATTTATATCCAGCGGAAGACAATCGTCGGGATGCTGGGTTTAGTATTTTCTATATGGGAATTAACTTAGGCGCATTCATCGCACCATTTATCGTTTCCGCAGTTTCCGATAAAGCTGGTAGTTTCCATGCCGGTTTTAGTGTGGCAGCAGTTGGTATGGCAGTAGCACTTATCGTTTATGTTCTTACCGGAAAAAGCTATTTAAAAGAAGCAGGTAAAAAAATACCAAATCCACTCCAAAAATCAGAAGCAAAAAGTCTTACTTTCAAAATTTTAGGGATTATTTTGGCAATCGGTTTATTAATTGCTATTTTGACAATGATAACAGGAAGTTTAACTATTAATACGATTATTCTTGCTGTAACCGTTATGGGAGTTGGCGTTCCACTTGCTTACTTCATTATGATGATGACAAGCAAGAAAACGGAACCAGATGAAAAATCCAGACTAACAGCATACATACCATTATTTTTAATTGCAGTTTTATTTTGGATGATTGAAGAGCAAGGATCTAGCACGCTGGCGATTTTTGCTGCAGAAAGAACAGATTTGTCCATTGGCAGTTATACTTTAAACCCAGCGAATTTCCAGTCACTTAATCCAGTTTTTGTAATTATTCTTTCTCCAATATTTGCTTGGATTTGGACACGACTTGGTGATAGACAACCATCTACTCCGCGAAAATTTGCTTTAGGGCTATTCTTTGCAGGTTTATCTTTTGTTATCATGATGCTTCCAGGTATTTTACATGGAAACACAACAACGCTTGTAAGCCCGCTTTGGTTAGTACTTAGTTTCTTCATCTGTATTTTTGGGGAAATGTTTATCTCGCCAGTTGGTTTATCCGCAACAACCAAACTAGCACCAAAAGCATTTGCATCTCAAACAATGAGTTTATGGTTCTTATCAGATGCAATGGGACAAGCTTTCAACGCGCAAGCAACCCAATTCTTTAGCGCCGATACAGAAGTTGCGTATTTCGGGATTACTGGATTTGTAGCAATTGCCTTTGCGATTGGCCTATTCATCTTAGCACCATTCCTGAAAAAGTACATGAAGGGTGTCCATTAA
- a CDS encoding DUF3130 domain-containing protein — protein MSEINVKETIFQQHANTLESANDGEYFPLKNGNMPYSRANSINQLRSALSDLVGVVQNFQEVTKKDADRLEKMGKAYTKQDKSAAKKIGQLEVR, from the coding sequence ATGAGTGAAATCAATGTCAAAGAAACCATTTTTCAACAGCACGCCAATACATTAGAAAGTGCAAATGACGGGGAATACTTCCCACTGAAAAACGGGAACATGCCCTATTCACGAGCTAATTCCATTAATCAACTACGATCTGCCTTGAGTGATTTAGTGGGTGTCGTGCAGAACTTTCAGGAGGTCACAAAAAAGGATGCCGACCGCTTAGAGAAGATGGGAAAAGCTTATACGAAACAAGATAAAAGCGCCGCCAAGAAAATCGGTCAGCTGGAGGTACGCTAA
- a CDS encoding histidine phosphatase family protein: MAAGKLHVYLVRHGKTMFNTSRRVQGWSDTPLTNEGIEVAQFLGRGLRDISFDSVYTSDRGRTIETAGIVLQESNQTHLEINELRDFREFGFGKFEGELEDIMFGSVMKHLGFQTLDEAFESFGEDGYRIVSETVEKLDETGMAESWNEMEYRLKNALQTVSAENTTADSNVLVISHGMAINAIVSFFDSKLVDPELANASVTKLGFENGEWTVEAVNDLSYVEAGKSVLV; the protein is encoded by the coding sequence GTGGCTGCAGGGAAATTACATGTATATTTAGTGCGACACGGAAAGACGATGTTTAATACAAGTCGGCGCGTGCAAGGCTGGTCAGATACGCCTTTAACAAATGAAGGGATAGAAGTGGCGCAGTTTCTAGGTCGCGGACTTCGAGATATCTCATTTGATTCGGTTTATACAAGTGACCGTGGGCGCACAATCGAAACAGCTGGAATTGTTTTGCAAGAAAGCAATCAAACGCATTTAGAAATTAATGAACTTCGTGATTTTCGCGAATTTGGGTTTGGGAAATTTGAAGGTGAACTTGAAGATATTATGTTCGGTAGTGTGATGAAGCACTTAGGTTTCCAAACATTAGACGAAGCTTTTGAAAGTTTTGGCGAGGATGGTTACCGGATTGTTTCTGAAACAGTGGAGAAACTGGATGAAACAGGCATGGCAGAAAGTTGGAATGAAATGGAATACCGACTAAAAAATGCTTTGCAGACAGTTAGCGCAGAAAATACGACTGCCGATTCCAATGTTTTAGTTATTTCCCATGGTATGGCGATTAATGCGATTGTTTCTTTCTTTGATTCTAAATTGGTCGACCCAGAGCTTGCGAATGCGAGTGTGACAAAGCTTGGATTCGAAAATGGGGAATGGACTGTGGAAGCAGTAAATGATTTAAGTTATGTAGAAGCTGGAAAATCAGTGTTAGTATAA
- a CDS encoding Zn-dependent hydrolase, giving the protein MKTNLERIKQHLEKLNTYTATPGAGTTRLSYSKEDLGARNYLKAEMAKVGLTVSEDAIGNIYGRLEGVNPDLPAVMVGSHFDSVPNGGAFDGPAGVITGLEVATVFHEQNYKPYYPLEIIAMIEEEGSRFGAGLLASRAITGKVTKEMLHEMKDSDGITAAEAMAKLGFNADKVNKAVRTKKSIKAFIELHIEQGPILENANEDVALVDTIVGLTEIKVTVSGQAGHAGTTPMNERKDALTTAVQILADLPDLAIQEGNGTVLTVGKLNVFPNGANVIPNKVVFTVDIRAKEEQHVQNTLNKVKAIIKQAEKNGISCEIEDMLYEKPTQLSKEIHHALTESARKLNFKHRTMVSGAGHDAMIFAGLTEVGLVFVPSHNGISHAPEEWTDYDKLQKGIEVVLDTVKKWTEEDTNE; this is encoded by the coding sequence ATGAAAACAAATCTCGAACGAATCAAACAACATTTAGAAAAATTAAATACATATACTGCAACACCAGGTGCAGGAACGACTCGACTCAGCTATAGTAAAGAAGATTTAGGTGCGCGGAATTATTTGAAAGCCGAAATGGCTAAAGTTGGGCTGACAGTTTCAGAAGACGCAATTGGTAATATTTATGGACGGTTAGAAGGAGTGAACCCAGATTTACCAGCAGTTATGGTAGGTTCACATTTTGATTCCGTTCCAAATGGCGGTGCTTTTGACGGACCAGCTGGCGTTATCACCGGGCTTGAAGTAGCGACCGTTTTTCACGAACAAAACTACAAACCATATTATCCGCTTGAAATAATTGCGATGATAGAAGAAGAAGGATCACGTTTCGGTGCAGGTTTGCTAGCTTCTCGAGCCATTACTGGGAAAGTCACGAAAGAAATGCTACATGAAATGAAAGATAGCGACGGAATCACCGCAGCAGAAGCAATGGCTAAGCTCGGTTTTAATGCCGATAAAGTAAATAAAGCTGTCCGTACAAAAAAATCCATCAAAGCTTTCATCGAACTACACATCGAACAAGGCCCAATTTTAGAAAACGCCAATGAAGATGTGGCGCTAGTCGATACGATTGTCGGCTTAACCGAAATCAAAGTAACAGTGAGCGGTCAAGCTGGCCACGCAGGCACAACACCAATGAATGAAAGAAAAGACGCTCTAACCACAGCTGTCCAAATTCTCGCTGACCTTCCAGACCTTGCAATACAAGAAGGAAATGGAACAGTCTTAACAGTCGGAAAGTTAAATGTCTTTCCAAATGGAGCAAACGTTATCCCGAATAAAGTCGTTTTCACCGTAGATATTCGCGCAAAAGAAGAGCAACACGTCCAAAACACCTTAAACAAAGTAAAAGCTATCATTAAACAAGCTGAAAAAAACGGCATCAGTTGCGAAATTGAAGATATGCTTTACGAAAAACCAACCCAGCTATCTAAAGAAATTCACCATGCCTTAACCGAAAGTGCTAGAAAGCTAAATTTCAAACACCGAACAATGGTTAGTGGCGCCGGTCATGATGCGATGATTTTTGCTGGTTTAACCGAAGTGGGGCTTGTTTTTGTCCCAAGTCATAATGGAATAAGCCACGCACCAGAAGAATGGACCGATTACGACAAACTCCAAAAAGGCATCGAAGTCGTGCTAGATACAGTTAAGAAATGGACGGAGGAAGACACAAATGAATGA
- a CDS encoding ABC transporter substrate-binding protein produces MYQKHKWAAIFMTLLLAVVLTACGSSSDKDSSKEKEDATKTVTDTLDRKIEVPTTPKRIVALQNVSEMEILGVKPVGTLDYYITTYPEATKGTESVGNDKPNIEKIASLKPDLIVISDYQKDLLENLEKVAPVYITHFGDTPDKQLSNMANLLNKKAEKEKWDKDYTAASKEAKATLKDAGVENEKAAVIQFYGKEIYIHDAKVFDGLFSGAGFTPTDEAKANHETKAISSEAIPSYAKDADRLFILMPTDGNDDSINEMLKGVWKDIPAVQKNQVYKVDNTKWSDYSASAQLYQIEDTVKQITGK; encoded by the coding sequence ATGTATCAAAAGCATAAATGGGCTGCTATCTTCATGACTTTACTTTTAGCAGTAGTTTTAACCGCTTGTGGCAGTTCTTCAGATAAAGATTCAAGCAAAGAAAAGGAAGACGCAACAAAAACAGTAACGGATACGCTTGATCGTAAAATAGAAGTACCAACTACACCAAAAAGAATCGTTGCACTTCAAAATGTAAGTGAAATGGAAATCTTAGGCGTTAAACCAGTTGGAACACTTGACTATTACATCACTACATACCCAGAAGCAACAAAAGGAACAGAGAGTGTTGGTAACGATAAGCCAAATATCGAAAAAATTGCTAGCTTAAAACCAGACTTAATTGTTATTAGTGATTACCAAAAAGACCTATTAGAAAATCTAGAAAAAGTTGCTCCAGTTTATATCACGCACTTTGGTGATACTCCTGACAAACAACTTAGCAATATGGCCAATCTTTTAAACAAGAAAGCCGAAAAAGAAAAATGGGATAAAGACTATACAGCTGCGTCCAAAGAAGCCAAAGCTACTTTGAAAGATGCAGGCGTAGAGAATGAAAAAGCTGCCGTTATTCAATTTTACGGTAAAGAAATCTATATTCATGATGCGAAAGTATTCGATGGTTTATTCTCAGGTGCAGGTTTTACGCCAACTGATGAGGCAAAAGCAAATCATGAAACAAAAGCAATTTCAAGTGAAGCAATTCCAAGTTATGCCAAAGACGCTGATCGTTTATTCATCTTAATGCCAACTGATGGTAATGATGATTCTATTAACGAAATGCTTAAAGGCGTTTGGAAAGATATCCCTGCTGTACAGAAAAACCAAGTATATAAAGTAGATAATACAAAATGGAGCGATTATAGCGCCTCTGCTCAGCTGTATCAAATAGAAGACACAGTGAAACAAATTACTGGGAAATAA
- a CDS encoding tagatose-bisphosphate aldolase, which translates to MVQITKGKFDGLQRLSNDKGVIAALAIDQRGSLKKMIQQAKGTEDKKDVEDFKQLVSEELTPYASAILLDLEYGTPAIKARHEGSGLLTSYEKTGYDATTPGKLPDLIEDLSALRIKENGGDAVKILVYYDPDEPAEINEIKYAFLERIGAECRAVDIPFFLEPITYDAKVTDSGSLEYAKLKPAKVKASIKEFAKPRYGVDVLKLEVPVNFKYVEGFAEGEAAYTQDEAARHFEECSDLSPLPFIYLSAGVTSEMFHKTIQFANQHNVQYSGVLCGRATWADGIEVYGKQGDDALREWLRTQGKENITSLDKLLDEGAVPWWTKYGSFEDVHVVEKQ; encoded by the coding sequence ATGGTACAAATAACAAAAGGTAAATTTGATGGTTTACAAAGGCTCTCCAACGATAAAGGCGTCATCGCAGCGCTTGCGATTGACCAACGTGGCTCACTTAAGAAGATGATTCAACAAGCAAAAGGCACAGAAGACAAAAAGGATGTAGAAGACTTCAAACAACTTGTATCAGAAGAACTTACTCCATATGCGTCTGCGATTTTGCTTGATTTAGAATATGGTACTCCAGCAATTAAAGCTCGTCACGAAGGTAGCGGTCTATTAACTTCTTATGAAAAAACAGGTTATGACGCAACTACTCCTGGTAAATTACCGGATTTAATTGAAGACTTATCAGCACTTCGCATTAAAGAAAATGGCGGAGATGCAGTTAAAATTCTTGTCTATTATGATCCAGATGAACCAGCTGAAATCAACGAAATTAAATATGCCTTTTTAGAAAGAATTGGTGCTGAATGTCGTGCTGTTGATATTCCATTTTTCTTAGAGCCAATTACTTATGATGCTAAAGTAACAGATTCCGGATCACTTGAATATGCTAAATTAAAACCAGCAAAAGTAAAAGCTTCTATTAAAGAATTCGCTAAACCGCGTTACGGGGTAGATGTTCTTAAACTTGAAGTTCCCGTTAACTTTAAATATGTGGAAGGTTTTGCGGAAGGTGAAGCAGCTTATACGCAAGACGAAGCAGCTCGTCATTTCGAAGAGTGTTCTGATTTAAGCCCGCTTCCATTTATTTATTTGAGTGCGGGTGTAACTTCTGAAATGTTCCATAAAACAATTCAATTCGCTAACCAACATAACGTTCAATATAGTGGCGTGCTTTGTGGTCGCGCAACTTGGGCAGATGGAATTGAAGTTTATGGTAAACAAGGTGACGATGCGCTTCGTGAATGGCTTCGTACACAAGGGAAAGAAAATATTACTTCACTTGATAAATTACTTGATGAAGGTGCCGTTCCTTGGTGGACTAAATATGGTTCGTTTGAAGATGTACATGTAGTTGAGAAACAATAG
- a CDS encoding histidine phosphatase family protein — translation MDSSSRVVIYLTRHGKTILNTLDRVQGWADSPLTEEGALVAHDLGRGLKGTHFVAAYASDRGRAIETARIVMKESDNQHLKLAKLAEIREFGFGKFEGEYNQTVLKMVANEHGFDSIESYYDKTTENDSNIVIDTVHRLDETGMTENSTIFEERLTAGLDEILADVTKLGGGDVLVVAHGMVIHRIIEMIDPSQNLRIIENASVTKVIFEDGAYSIEEPGNMFYVETGKQAQGGV, via the coding sequence ATGGATTCATCAAGCAGGGTAGTTATTTATTTGACGCGACATGGTAAGACGATTTTAAACACACTTGATAGGGTACAAGGTTGGGCAGATTCTCCGCTTACAGAAGAAGGCGCACTTGTCGCGCATGATTTAGGTCGTGGGTTGAAGGGGACGCATTTTGTAGCCGCTTACGCAAGTGACCGAGGACGTGCGATTGAAACAGCTCGAATTGTCATGAAAGAAAGTGACAATCAACATTTGAAACTAGCAAAACTTGCGGAAATTCGTGAGTTTGGATTTGGTAAGTTTGAAGGGGAGTATAATCAAACGGTGCTAAAAATGGTGGCGAATGAGCATGGTTTTGATTCCATCGAAAGTTATTATGATAAGACGACGGAAAATGATTCTAATATCGTTATTGATACTGTGCACCGTTTAGACGAAACAGGCATGACAGAAAACTCCACTATTTTTGAAGAAAGATTAACAGCTGGGCTAGATGAAATTCTTGCGGATGTAACTAAGCTTGGTGGTGGAGATGTTCTTGTGGTTGCGCACGGGATGGTTATTCACCGGATTATTGAAATGATTGATCCAAGTCAAAATTTGCGAATTATCGAAAATGCCAGCGTCACAAAAGTTATCTTTGAAGACGGAGCATATTCTATCGAAGAACCAGGCAATATGTTTTATGTAGAGACCGGAAAACAAGCACAAGGGGGAGTTTAA